A region from the Vicia villosa cultivar HV-30 ecotype Madison, WI linkage group LG3, Vvil1.0, whole genome shotgun sequence genome encodes:
- the LOC131661190 gene encoding U-box domain-containing protein 62-like isoform X1 → MSSDDINLGPDQRIENGLTSPLVFQDDTLRFNCDGAPPRQVGDPVLKPREVGGFIDDKMFTVNRDRFFTSQGAEFRRNVFADRSDHRDTSDVLNWSAGTSSSDDSDGEDDEDDDEGEDGGEGVSIGDGSNRSSNAIIDVNNNSGVGVVIGKSQHHSPYVSGREMLGKDGEIVQLVHNHASDSVGGDHQRERFGKTQNSATVAEADCEEYYSHYLQGTEGSPSVQKVMVDDNGCGFSGRKNAVYSSESGESLRAILSDPVTGTLMDDAMILPCGHSFGGGGVQHVIRMKACCTCSHPTLEESISPNLSLQAAVQAYRREEESQFYRSSKRRRERFDQGGLGECAVFEPPRNRGVQFPFAVTDRVIIKGNKRTPQRFVGREAIVTTQCLNGWYVVKTLDNAESVKLQYRSLAKVSDDPSKLVSSNTGPNWLQISRTPS, encoded by the exons ATGTCCTCCGATGACATCAATCTCGGTCCTGATCAGAGAATCGAAAACGGCCTCACTTCCCCCCTCGTCTTCCAAGACGACACTTTACGCTTCAACTGCGACGGTGCACCACCGCGGCAGGTCGGCGATCCGGTTCTTAAACCCCGGGAAGTTGGCGGTTTCATTGACGACAAGATGTTCACTGTAAATCGCGATCGCTTTTTCACCTCCCAGGGCGCCGAGTTCCGCCGCAACGTTTTTGCTGATCGGTCCGACCATAGGGATACTTCAGATGTACTGAACTGGAGCGCCGGAACTTCCAGTAGCGACGATTCGGACGGAGAAGACGATGAAGATGACGATGAAGGCGAAGATGGCGGCGAAGGCGTCAGTATCGGCGACGGGAGCAACCGGAGTTCAAATGCAATAATTGATGTTAACAATAACAGCGGCGTCGGAGTTGTAATTGGAAAATCCCAGCATCATTCCCCTTATG TTTCTGGTAGAGAGATGTTGGGAAAGGACGGTGAGATTGTACAGTTGGTGCATAACCATGCGAGTGATAGTGTTGGTGGAGATCATCAGCGAGAAAGATTCGGTAAAACTCAGAATTCTGCAACTGTTGCTGAAGCTGATTGTGAGGAGTATTATTCCCACTATCTTCAAGGTACGGAAGGGTCGCCTTCTGTACAGAAAGTTATGGTGGATGACAATGGTTGTGGGTTTAGTGGAAGAAAGAATGCTGTGTATTCAAGCGAGTCAGGGGAGTCATTGAGGGCAATTCTTTCAGATCCTGTTAC TGGAACTCTTATGGATGATGCAATGATATTACCTTGTGGACATTCTTTTGGCGGAGGTGGAGTACAGCATGTTATTAGAATG AAAGCTTGTTGTACTTGCTCTCATCCCacactggaggaatcaatatctcCAAATCTTT CACTTCAAGCTGCTGTGCAGGCGTACCGTCGGGAAGAGGAATCACAATTTTACCGGTCAtccaaaagaagaagagaaagatttGATCAG GGTGGTTTAGGAGAGTGTGCTGTTTTTGAACCACCAAGGAACAGAGGTGTTCAATTTCCATTTGCTGTGACAGACAGGGTTATCATAAAG GGAAACAAAAGGACACCACAACGCTTTGTTGGAAGGGAAGCTATTGTAACAACACAATGCCTGAATGGGTG GTATGTGGTGAAGACATTGGACAATGCAGAGAGTGTAAAATTGCAGTATCGTTCCCTTGCTAAGGTTTCTGATGATCCTTCAAAACTTGTCTCCAGCAACACGGGACCTAATTGGCTTCAGATCAGCCGCACACCATCATAA
- the LOC131661190 gene encoding U-box domain-containing protein 62-like isoform X2, producing the protein MSSDDINLGPDQRIENGLTSPLVFQDDTLRFNCDGAPPRQVGDPVLKPREVGGFIDDKMFTVNRDRFFTSQGAEFRRNVFADRSDHRDTSDVLNWSAGTSSSDDSDGEDDEDDDEGEDGGEGVSIGDGSNRSSNAIIDVNNNSGVGVVIGKSQHHSPYVSGREMLGKDGEIVQLVHNHASDSVGGDHQRERFGKTQNSATVAEADCEEYYSHYLQGTEGSPSVQKVMVDDNGCGFSGRKNAVYSSESGESLRAILSDPVTKLVVLALIPHWRNQYLQIFAYRREEESQFYRSSKRRRERFDQGGLGECAVFEPPRNRGVQFPFAVTDRVIIKGNKRTPQRFVGREAIVTTQCLNGWYVVKTLDNAESVKLQYRSLAKVSDDPSKLVSSNTGPNWLQISRTPS; encoded by the exons ATGTCCTCCGATGACATCAATCTCGGTCCTGATCAGAGAATCGAAAACGGCCTCACTTCCCCCCTCGTCTTCCAAGACGACACTTTACGCTTCAACTGCGACGGTGCACCACCGCGGCAGGTCGGCGATCCGGTTCTTAAACCCCGGGAAGTTGGCGGTTTCATTGACGACAAGATGTTCACTGTAAATCGCGATCGCTTTTTCACCTCCCAGGGCGCCGAGTTCCGCCGCAACGTTTTTGCTGATCGGTCCGACCATAGGGATACTTCAGATGTACTGAACTGGAGCGCCGGAACTTCCAGTAGCGACGATTCGGACGGAGAAGACGATGAAGATGACGATGAAGGCGAAGATGGCGGCGAAGGCGTCAGTATCGGCGACGGGAGCAACCGGAGTTCAAATGCAATAATTGATGTTAACAATAACAGCGGCGTCGGAGTTGTAATTGGAAAATCCCAGCATCATTCCCCTTATG TTTCTGGTAGAGAGATGTTGGGAAAGGACGGTGAGATTGTACAGTTGGTGCATAACCATGCGAGTGATAGTGTTGGTGGAGATCATCAGCGAGAAAGATTCGGTAAAACTCAGAATTCTGCAACTGTTGCTGAAGCTGATTGTGAGGAGTATTATTCCCACTATCTTCAAGGTACGGAAGGGTCGCCTTCTGTACAGAAAGTTATGGTGGATGACAATGGTTGTGGGTTTAGTGGAAGAAAGAATGCTGTGTATTCAAGCGAGTCAGGGGAGTCATTGAGGGCAATTCTTTCAGATCCTGTTAC AAAGCTTGTTGTACTTGCTCTCATCCCacactggaggaatcaatatctcCAAATCTTT GCGTACCGTCGGGAAGAGGAATCACAATTTTACCGGTCAtccaaaagaagaagagaaagatttGATCAG GGTGGTTTAGGAGAGTGTGCTGTTTTTGAACCACCAAGGAACAGAGGTGTTCAATTTCCATTTGCTGTGACAGACAGGGTTATCATAAAG GGAAACAAAAGGACACCACAACGCTTTGTTGGAAGGGAAGCTATTGTAACAACACAATGCCTGAATGGGTG GTATGTGGTGAAGACATTGGACAATGCAGAGAGTGTAAAATTGCAGTATCGTTCCCTTGCTAAGGTTTCTGATGATCCTTCAAAACTTGTCTCCAGCAACACGGGACCTAATTGGCTTCAGATCAGCCGCACACCATCATAA